A window of Longispora fulva contains these coding sequences:
- a CDS encoding DUF2199 domain-containing protein produces MSENEHSCYRCGDDLPGHARAWDYLLPDPVALLSDEEQDRLIGVRTEQVVTASGVGNFIRVILPVPLDTGHTATFGVWLCVTSRPEWQAVIGAARAGGETWSGYTFSGRLATAVAPWPEVFGARATAVAPGPGLVAQIRRSDERRLARVLTQVWPDSEILAARERGHVPGVMTGDRPRWRDWWRRGRRKTH; encoded by the coding sequence ATGAGCGAGAACGAACACAGTTGCTACCGCTGCGGCGACGACCTGCCCGGTCACGCGCGGGCCTGGGACTACCTCCTGCCCGACCCCGTCGCGCTGCTGTCCGACGAGGAGCAGGACCGGCTGATCGGGGTCAGGACGGAGCAGGTCGTCACCGCGAGCGGCGTCGGCAACTTCATCCGGGTGATCCTGCCGGTGCCGTTGGACACCGGACACACGGCGACCTTCGGCGTCTGGCTGTGCGTGACCAGCAGGCCCGAGTGGCAGGCGGTGATCGGCGCGGCGCGGGCCGGCGGCGAGACGTGGTCGGGTTACACGTTCAGCGGTCGGCTGGCGACCGCCGTGGCACCGTGGCCGGAGGTGTTCGGGGCCAGGGCGACCGCCGTCGCACCGGGGCCGGGTCTGGTCGCCCAGATCAGGCGCAGCGACGAGAGGCGGCTCGCCCGGGTGCTGACCCAGGTGTGGCCGGACAGCGAGATCCTGGCGGCGCGGGAGCGGGGACACGTGCCCGGCGTGATGACCGGGGATCGGCCGCGATGGCGGGACTGGTGGCGGCGGGGCCGCCGGAAGACGCACTAG
- a CDS encoding phosphonatase-like hydrolase has protein sequence MIDLVVLDMAGTTIADDGLVIEAFQAALPGHTEDQLDYVQRTMGESKISVFRAMLGEEAAAQRANLAFEEAYGTLVRAGRAAPIAGAANTIAELREAGIRVALTTGFARTTADALLAALGWQDIADLTLTPAEAGRGRPYPDLVLTALLRLQVDDVRAVAVVGDTSSDVLTGLRAGASFVGGVLTGAHDAETLRTAGATHILNSVRELPDLLL, from the coding sequence ATGATCGACCTTGTGGTGCTGGACATGGCCGGAACGACGATCGCGGACGACGGGCTCGTGATCGAGGCGTTCCAGGCCGCCCTCCCCGGACACACCGAGGACCAGCTCGACTACGTCCAGCGCACGATGGGCGAGTCCAAGATCTCGGTGTTCCGGGCGATGCTCGGCGAGGAGGCCGCGGCCCAGCGGGCCAACCTCGCGTTCGAGGAGGCCTACGGCACCCTCGTGCGGGCCGGGCGCGCCGCCCCCATCGCCGGGGCCGCCAACACGATCGCCGAACTCCGCGAGGCGGGGATCAGGGTCGCGCTGACCACCGGCTTCGCCAGGACCACCGCGGACGCCCTGCTCGCGGCCCTCGGCTGGCAGGACATCGCGGACCTGACCCTGACGCCGGCCGAGGCGGGGCGGGGGCGGCCGTACCCGGATCTCGTGCTGACCGCGCTGCTCCGGCTGCAGGTGGACGACGTGCGGGCGGTGGCCGTCGTCGGCGACACGTCCTCGGACGTGCTGACCGGGCTGAGGGCCGGGGCGTCCTTCGTAGGCGGGGTACTGACGGGGGCCCACGACGCGGAGACCCTCCGGACCGCCGGGGCGACCCACATCCTCAACTCGGTCCGCGAGCTGCCGGACCTGTTGCTCTGA
- a CDS encoding TIGR03364 family FAD-dependent oxidoreductase: protein MRIVIVGGGVLGTMHAWWAIERGHQVVHLEREAEARGASVRNFGLVWVSGRLDGPDVETALRARELWEGIGAAVPGVGFRPAGSLTICRTEAEVEVAEGALREASAGVRGLRLLSRADARALNPALGGEFLAALHCERDAAVESRVALPALRAHMARSGRYTWLPGREVRDVATGSVRDDHGDTHEADQVVLATGAWLGGLVRELAPSLPIRKVRLQMAQTAPLDQPLTTAVADGDSFRYYPFFRSEGLTEPQAPIAAEHKMQLLMVQRLDGGLTIGDTHEYEHPFGFDVVEPPYDHLTEVASAILGRPLPRIVRRWAGVYAQCLDPKAVLHRSQPLPGVWLVTGPGGRGMTGSPAMAEQTAEEAGW from the coding sequence GTGCGGATCGTCATCGTCGGCGGCGGCGTCCTGGGCACCATGCACGCGTGGTGGGCCATCGAGCGCGGCCATCAGGTCGTACACCTGGAAAGGGAGGCGGAGGCGCGCGGCGCCTCCGTCCGGAACTTCGGCCTGGTCTGGGTCAGCGGCCGGCTGGACGGCCCCGACGTCGAGACGGCGTTGCGGGCCCGGGAACTGTGGGAGGGGATCGGCGCGGCCGTGCCCGGCGTCGGCTTCCGGCCGGCGGGATCGCTGACGATCTGCCGGACCGAGGCCGAGGTCGAGGTCGCCGAGGGTGCCCTACGCGAGGCCTCGGCGGGGGTACGGGGCCTGCGGCTCCTCAGCCGCGCCGACGCCCGGGCGCTCAACCCGGCGCTCGGCGGCGAGTTCCTCGCGGCCCTGCACTGCGAGCGCGACGCGGCCGTGGAGTCCCGGGTCGCCCTGCCGGCGCTGCGCGCGCACATGGCGCGGTCCGGCCGGTACACGTGGCTGCCCGGTCGGGAGGTGCGCGACGTGGCCACCGGCAGCGTCCGCGACGACCACGGGGACACCCACGAGGCCGACCAGGTGGTCCTCGCGACCGGCGCGTGGCTCGGCGGCCTGGTCCGCGAGCTGGCCCCTTCGCTGCCCATTCGCAAGGTCCGGCTCCAGATGGCGCAGACCGCCCCGCTGGACCAGCCGCTGACCACGGCCGTCGCGGACGGCGACAGCTTCCGGTACTACCCCTTCTTCCGCTCCGAGGGCCTCACCGAGCCCCAGGCGCCCATCGCGGCGGAGCACAAGATGCAGCTCCTGATGGTGCAGCGGCTCGACGGGGGGCTGACGATCGGGGACACCCACGAGTACGAGCACCCGTTCGGGTTCGACGTGGTGGAGCCGCCGTACGACCACCTCACCGAGGTGGCCTCGGCCATCCTGGGCCGCCCCCTGCCGCGGATCGTCCGCCGGTGGGCCGGCGTGTACGCCCAGTGCCTGGACCCGAAGGCCGTCCTGCACCGGTCGCAGCCCCTGCCGGGCGTGTGGCTGGTGACCGGCCCCGGAGGCCGGGGCATGACCGGATCCCCCGCGATGGCGGAGCAGACAGCGGAAGAGGCGGGGTGGTGA
- a CDS encoding glycoside hydrolase family 3 protein: MTDPTLRRLALSTMLPAFPGTTAPPWAIRLLKEGLAGYTLFGYNIVDRAQLATLVTQLRDANPDVILALDEEGGDVTRLSYHEGSPYPGNAALGAADDPELTRATYRGIGLELATVGINVDFAPTVDVNTADENPVIGTRSFGADPELVSRHTAAAIDGLQSAGVAGCAKHFPGHGATVSDSHLELPTITDSLAVMRGRDLPPFQAAIDAGVRMIMTAHIRVPELTGDAPATASGRVLTDLLRGELGFTGAVVTDALEMRGASGAIGQPEAAVRALLAGADLLCLGSDINEALCESIVDGIVFAARGGRLPVARLEEAVARGAASVADLKPVAAESAEAVRDAIRVAARRAVRVEGLLPPLKEPLLVQLGSESNIAVGTVPWGLPLDGELVTVAISQNGSPYLGPSAADLSAVAGDRDIVVVGRDTHRFPQARALIEALAARHPAVVVVEMGWPSAWRPAGVSAFVTTHGASRANGEAAAEILSSTTR; the protein is encoded by the coding sequence ATGACCGACCCGACGCTCCGCCGGCTCGCCCTCAGCACCATGCTGCCCGCCTTCCCGGGAACGACCGCTCCCCCCTGGGCAATCAGACTGCTCAAAGAGGGCTTGGCTGGGTATACCCTCTTCGGCTATAACATCGTGGACCGTGCCCAACTCGCCACACTGGTCACCCAGCTCCGGGACGCCAACCCCGACGTGATCCTGGCCCTGGACGAGGAGGGCGGCGACGTCACCCGGCTGTCGTACCACGAGGGCAGCCCCTACCCGGGCAACGCCGCCCTCGGCGCGGCCGACGACCCGGAGCTGACCCGGGCGACGTACCGGGGCATCGGTCTCGAACTCGCCACGGTCGGCATCAACGTCGACTTCGCGCCCACTGTGGACGTCAATACCGCCGACGAGAACCCGGTGATCGGGACCCGCTCGTTCGGCGCGGACCCGGAGCTGGTGTCCCGGCACACCGCCGCGGCGATCGACGGGCTGCAGTCCGCCGGGGTGGCCGGCTGCGCCAAGCACTTCCCGGGCCACGGGGCCACGGTCAGCGACTCGCACCTCGAACTCCCGACCATCACCGACTCGCTCGCCGTGATGCGCGGCCGGGACCTGCCGCCGTTCCAGGCGGCGATCGACGCCGGCGTCCGCATGATCATGACCGCGCACATCCGGGTGCCGGAGCTGACCGGCGACGCCCCCGCCACCGCCAGCGGCCGGGTCCTCACCGACCTGCTGCGCGGCGAGCTGGGCTTCACCGGCGCGGTCGTCACCGACGCCCTGGAGATGCGGGGCGCGAGCGGCGCGATCGGCCAGCCGGAGGCCGCCGTCCGCGCGCTGCTCGCCGGCGCGGACCTGCTGTGCCTGGGCTCCGACATCAACGAGGCGCTCTGCGAGTCCATCGTCGACGGGATCGTCTTCGCCGCCCGGGGCGGCCGGCTGCCGGTCGCCCGGCTCGAGGAGGCCGTCGCGCGCGGCGCCGCCTCGGTCGCCGACCTCAAGCCGGTGGCCGCCGAGAGCGCCGAGGCCGTCCGGGACGCGATCCGGGTCGCCGCCCGGCGCGCGGTGCGGGTCGAGGGCCTGCTGCCACCCCTGAAGGAGCCGCTGCTCGTGCAGCTGGGTTCGGAGTCCAACATCGCGGTCGGCACGGTCCCGTGGGGGCTGCCGCTCGACGGCGAACTGGTCACGGTCGCGATCTCCCAGAACGGCTCCCCGTACCTCGGGCCGTCCGCCGCGGACCTGTCCGCCGTGGCCGGCGACCGCGACATCGTGGTCGTCGGGCGGGACACCCACCGGTTCCCCCAGGCCCGTGCGCTGATCGAGGCCCTCGCGGCCCGGCACCCGGCGGTCGTGGTGGTCGAGATGGGCTGGCCGTCCGCCTGGCGCCCCGCCGGCGTCTCCGCCTTCGTGACCACGCACGGCGCGAGCCGCGCGAACGGCGAGGCCGCGGCCGAGATCCTGTCCTCGACCACCCGCTGA
- a CDS encoding ROK family transcriptional regulator gives MSPGRRPGTPRLLRALNDRAALELLLAHGPLTRAQLGEFTGLSKVTASQLVERLEQRGLVTHVGSQAGGRGPNALLYALVADSAYVVGVDVGPTRVQAAAADITGKIVGQVAMSTHDSDDPVGVVHTAVTRALGSAPLSRLKRVVLGTPGLVDPATGDLSFAWDLPHWHQGLLGALREDLGVPVVFENDVNLAAVAESRQGAAVGVDDFVLIWVDRGVGMASMINGRLHRGVTGAAGEIGYLPVPGGELPTGASPREQGSFQKVMGAEAVALVTDSDEMARRLALGVAGACVVLDPSLVVLAGSVAREGGQDLAERVEREVHALAPIIRPKVVLAEVDTDPVLNGALLTAVDAAREELFES, from the coding sequence ATGAGTCCAGGCCGCCGCCCCGGCACGCCCCGGCTGCTGCGCGCGCTCAACGATCGAGCCGCACTCGAACTGCTCCTTGCGCACGGCCCGCTGACCCGGGCTCAGTTAGGAGAGTTTACAGGTCTATCCAAGGTCACGGCGTCCCAGCTCGTCGAGCGCCTCGAGCAGCGGGGACTGGTGACCCACGTCGGCTCCCAGGCCGGCGGCAGGGGCCCGAACGCGCTGCTCTACGCCCTGGTCGCCGACTCGGCGTACGTCGTCGGCGTCGACGTCGGCCCCACCCGGGTGCAGGCCGCCGCCGCCGACATCACCGGCAAGATCGTCGGTCAGGTCGCGATGTCGACCCACGACTCCGACGACCCGGTGGGCGTCGTGCACACCGCCGTGACCCGGGCCCTCGGCTCAGCCCCGCTGTCGAGGCTGAAGCGGGTCGTGCTGGGCACCCCGGGCCTCGTCGACCCCGCCACCGGCGACCTGTCGTTCGCGTGGGACCTGCCGCACTGGCACCAGGGCCTGCTCGGCGCGCTCCGCGAGGACCTCGGTGTGCCCGTCGTGTTCGAGAACGACGTGAACCTCGCGGCCGTCGCCGAGTCCCGGCAGGGCGCGGCGGTCGGCGTGGATGACTTCGTCCTGATCTGGGTGGACCGGGGCGTCGGCATGGCCTCGATGATCAACGGTCGGCTGCACCGCGGCGTCACCGGCGCGGCCGGCGAGATCGGCTACCTCCCGGTCCCCGGCGGGGAGCTGCCGACCGGAGCGTCGCCCCGCGAGCAGGGCTCGTTCCAGAAGGTGATGGGGGCCGAGGCCGTCGCGCTGGTCACCGACTCCGACGAGATGGCCCGCCGGCTCGCGCTCGGCGTCGCGGGCGCGTGCGTGGTCCTCGACCCCAGTCTCGTGGTACTCGCCGGCTCCGTCGCCCGCGAGGGCGGCCAGGACCTGGCGGAGCGGGTCGAGCGCGAGGTGCACGCGCTCGCGCCGATCATCCGGCCGAAGGTGGTGCTGGCCGAGGTCGACACCGACCCGGTGCTCAACGGGGCGCTGCTGACGGCTGTGGACGCCGCGCGCGAGGAACTGTTCGAGTCCTGA
- a CDS encoding ABC transporter permease subunit, whose translation MNLLKAEWNRLASRRFTRLTLLLLVAGLLLIAAGLFFSHHRLTDADWAQARERAAASTAEMRAQCTQGGVQNDACDTKIEAADPRWFLPATFDFKGYAEPLVMVFGGLLCLYAFLVGSSFIGAEWSSGGVANLLLWRPRRAPTLLGKYVALITGLTGVFVVLGAAWAGIMVLLAQFGGTFDGVTPGFVASIALTGLRMLVLTLLIGTVAFAVASIGRRTAAALGAAIGVILVGEVGVRILFEGLFTVSRYERFVPSSYAGAWVGKEMRFMDVAGCRGGGSCVPVEWTLTMNDSAVVFAVVLVVTLGAAFWTFTRRDVT comes from the coding sequence ATGAACCTTCTCAAGGCCGAGTGGAACCGACTGGCCAGCCGCCGGTTCACCAGGCTGACCCTGCTGCTCCTGGTCGCTGGCCTGCTGCTCATCGCCGCCGGCTTGTTCTTCAGCCACCACAGGCTGACCGATGCCGACTGGGCGCAGGCGCGCGAGCGGGCCGCCGCGAGCACCGCCGAGATGCGGGCGCAGTGCACGCAGGGCGGCGTCCAGAACGACGCCTGCGACACCAAGATCGAGGCGGCGGACCCGCGGTGGTTCCTGCCGGCGACGTTCGACTTCAAGGGGTACGCCGAACCGCTGGTCATGGTGTTCGGCGGCCTGCTGTGCCTGTACGCCTTCCTGGTCGGCTCCTCCTTCATCGGCGCGGAGTGGTCCAGCGGCGGAGTGGCGAACCTGCTGCTGTGGCGGCCCCGGCGCGCGCCCACCCTGCTCGGCAAGTACGTCGCGCTGATCACCGGGTTGACCGGCGTCTTCGTGGTGCTGGGCGCGGCGTGGGCCGGGATCATGGTGCTGTTGGCCCAGTTCGGGGGCACCTTCGACGGGGTCACCCCGGGGTTCGTCGCCTCGATCGCGCTCACCGGGCTGCGGATGCTCGTCCTGACCCTGCTGATCGGGACGGTCGCGTTCGCCGTGGCGTCGATCGGGCGGCGGACGGCGGCGGCCCTGGGCGCGGCGATCGGCGTGATCCTGGTCGGCGAGGTCGGGGTCCGGATCCTGTTCGAGGGCCTGTTCACCGTGTCGCGGTACGAGCGGTTCGTGCCGTCCAGCTACGCGGGCGCGTGGGTGGGCAAAGAGATGCGGTTCATGGATGTCGCCGGGTGCCGGGGCGGCGGGTCCTGCGTGCCGGTGGAGTGGACGTTGACCATGAACGACTCGGCGGTCGTGTTCGCGGTGGTGCTGGTGGTGACGCTGGGCGCGGCGTTCTGGACGTTCACCCGCCGCGACGTGACCTGA
- a CDS encoding ABC transporter ATP-binding protein, producing MAAVIEIEGLRKTYKGLFGGEHRALDGLDLSVTAGQVHGFLGPNGSGKTTTLRTLLGLIRADAGRMVLLGREVPAALPQVMDSIGAIVESPQFFGNFSGRKTLTLLAQAGGVPLSRVDAVLELVGLTDRARDRVKGYSLGMRQRLAVASALLKEPKLLILDEPANGLDPAGIREMRDLMRDLAADGVTVVLSSHILGEVQQICDSVTIVAKGRAIVSGPVEHVLASQDRGEYRVRVDQPLLAAEILTEAGAQVDVHEDGFVVRDLVDPSWITRTLAARELFVAELVPLRPDLESVFLTLTDSVDQQVGVR from the coding sequence ATGGCCGCGGTCATCGAGATCGAGGGACTGAGAAAGACGTACAAGGGCCTGTTCGGGGGTGAGCACCGCGCGCTCGACGGGCTGGACCTGAGCGTCACCGCCGGGCAGGTGCACGGCTTCCTCGGCCCGAACGGCTCGGGCAAGACCACCACGCTGCGGACCCTGCTGGGGCTGATCCGGGCCGACGCCGGCCGGATGGTGCTGCTGGGCCGGGAGGTGCCGGCCGCGCTGCCGCAGGTGATGGACTCGATCGGCGCGATCGTGGAGAGCCCGCAGTTCTTCGGCAACTTCTCCGGGCGCAAGACGCTGACCCTGCTGGCCCAGGCGGGCGGGGTGCCGCTGTCCCGGGTGGACGCGGTGCTGGAGCTCGTCGGGCTGACCGACCGGGCCCGCGACCGGGTCAAGGGCTACTCCCTCGGCATGCGCCAGCGGCTCGCGGTCGCCTCGGCGCTGCTCAAGGAGCCGAAGCTGCTGATCCTGGACGAGCCGGCGAACGGGCTGGACCCGGCCGGGATCCGGGAAATGCGGGATCTGATGCGCGACCTGGCCGCTGACGGCGTGACGGTCGTGCTGTCCAGCCACATCCTCGGCGAGGTGCAGCAGATCTGCGACTCGGTGACCATCGTCGCCAAGGGCCGGGCGATCGTGTCCGGGCCGGTCGAGCACGTGCTGGCGTCCCAGGACCGGGGGGAGTACAGGGTGCGGGTCGACCAGCCGTTGCTCGCCGCCGAGATCCTGACCGAGGCGGGCGCGCAGGTGGACGTACACGAAGACGGGTTCGTTGTTCGTGATCTGGTCGATCCGTCGTGGATCACCCGGACGCTCGCGGCCCGGGAGCTGTTCGTCGCGGAGCTCGTGCCGCTGCGCCCCGACCTGGAGAGCGTGTTCCTGACCCTGACCGACAGCGTGGACCAGCAGGTGGGCGTCCGATGA
- a CDS encoding ABC transporter ATP-binding protein: protein MPHADTVVDLAAVTVTRGDTRLVADIDWQVELDERWVVLGPNGAGKTTLLRLAGGRLHPSSGSAHVLGEKLGAVDLAELRTRVGLTSAALADRIPVHETVHNVVVTAAWDVVGRFREDYETMDDIRARVLLEQLGVAHLADRQYGTLSEGERKRVQIARALMVDPELLLLDEPAAGLDLGGREDLVRRLAELAFDPEAPAMVLVTHHVEEIPPGFTHALLLRDGGVVAQGLIGDVINSVTLSATFGLPLTVELRQGRYTARAL, encoded by the coding sequence GTGCCACATGCCGACACCGTTGTTGACCTCGCCGCCGTCACGGTCACCCGGGGCGACACCCGCCTCGTCGCCGACATCGACTGGCAGGTGGAGCTGGACGAACGCTGGGTGGTGCTCGGCCCCAACGGTGCCGGCAAGACCACTCTCCTCCGGCTGGCCGGCGGCCGGCTGCACCCGAGCTCCGGATCGGCCCATGTGCTCGGCGAGAAGCTGGGCGCCGTCGACCTCGCCGAGCTGCGGACCAGGGTCGGCCTGACCAGCGCCGCGCTCGCCGACCGGATCCCGGTGCACGAGACCGTGCACAACGTCGTCGTCACCGCCGCGTGGGACGTCGTCGGCCGGTTCCGCGAGGACTACGAGACCATGGACGACATCCGGGCCCGGGTCCTCCTCGAACAGCTGGGCGTCGCGCACCTCGCCGACCGGCAGTACGGCACCCTGTCGGAGGGCGAGCGCAAGCGGGTCCAGATCGCCCGGGCGCTCATGGTCGACCCGGAGCTGCTGCTGCTCGACGAGCCGGCGGCCGGGCTGGACCTGGGCGGGCGCGAGGACCTGGTCCGCCGCCTCGCCGAGCTGGCCTTCGACCCGGAGGCCCCGGCGATGGTCCTCGTCACCCACCACGTCGAGGAGATCCCGCCGGGGTTCACGCACGCGCTGCTGCTGCGGGACGGCGGGGTCGTCGCGCAGGGGCTGATCGGCGACGTGATCAACAGCGTGACCCTGAGCGCGACGTTCGGGCTGCCGTTGACCGTGGAACTGCGCCAGGGCCGGTACACGGCACGGGCGCTGTAG
- a CDS encoding protease inhibitor I42 family protein, with translation MAVSPEQTVEVVLPERGGTGYRWELEPLPAGVKLVSDRVEPGALPGAPGHRVFTLCASLTADSHVRARLRRSWEPVELTADRFSIRLVR, from the coding sequence GTGGCGGTGTCACCGGAGCAGACCGTGGAGGTGGTGCTCCCCGAACGGGGCGGCACCGGCTACCGCTGGGAACTCGAGCCCCTGCCCGCCGGGGTGAAGCTGGTCTCCGACCGGGTCGAGCCGGGAGCGCTGCCGGGAGCGCCCGGGCACCGGGTCTTCACGCTGTGCGCGTCGCTCACCGCGGACAGCCATGTGCGCGCCCGGCTGCGGCGGAGCTGGGAGCCGGTGGAGCTGACCGCCGACCGGTTCAGCATCCGCCTCGTCCGCTAA
- a CDS encoding YccF domain-containing protein — translation MSGVPGARHAWEVRFILNVLWLVFGGFFIALGYAVAGLICYLLVVTIPFGIASFRMANYALWPFGRTLVRDPGHGAMSSLGNILWFVVAGWWLALGHLVTAVGLCVTIIGIPFGIAHLKLIPVSLTPLGRQIVDIP, via the coding sequence ATGTCGGGCGTGCCAGGAGCCCGGCACGCTTGGGAGGTGCGATTCATACTGAACGTGTTGTGGCTGGTCTTCGGCGGATTCTTCATCGCGCTCGGCTACGCGGTGGCGGGCCTCATCTGCTACCTCCTCGTCGTCACCATCCCCTTCGGGATCGCGTCGTTCCGGATGGCGAACTACGCGCTGTGGCCCTTCGGCCGGACCCTCGTCCGCGACCCCGGGCACGGGGCGATGTCCTCGCTCGGGAACATCCTGTGGTTCGTGGTCGCAGGGTGGTGGCTGGCGCTCGGGCACCTGGTCACGGCGGTCGGGCTGTGCGTCACGATCATCGGGATCCCGTTCGGGATCGCGCACCTCAAGCTGATCCCGGTGTCGCTGACCCCGCTGGGTCGACAGATCGTCGACATCCCCTAG
- a CDS encoding helix-turn-helix domain-containing protein, with protein sequence MTERSDWATLRDQRLAEPGASDAYEATRLAFELGRAVRELRERLGWTQTRLAEASGMTQSAVARFEAGGTTPTLAVLERLARALGVDLSVEFRPRSSAA encoded by the coding sequence ATGACCGAACGGTCCGACTGGGCGACCCTGCGAGACCAGCGGCTCGCCGAGCCCGGGGCCTCCGACGCCTACGAGGCCACCCGGCTCGCCTTCGAACTCGGGCGCGCGGTGCGCGAACTCCGTGAGCGGCTCGGGTGGACCCAGACGCGGTTGGCCGAGGCATCCGGGATGACGCAGTCCGCCGTAGCGCGATTCGAGGCCGGCGGCACCACGCCCACGCTGGCGGTGCTGGAACGGCTGGCGCGGGCGCTCGGAGTCGATCTCTCCGTCGAATTCCGGCCCCGGAGTTCGGCTGCGTGA
- a CDS encoding type II toxin-antitoxin system RelE/ParE family toxin has product MSWGTVELEPEVRQWLEGLPTALFARAAFYVDLLAENGPLLSEPYTKQLDGKLRELRFHLERDAVRVTYWIASDRRIILLTVFRKTQPREDREVERARRALSRCLNEEHTVDEEERT; this is encoded by the coding sequence ATGAGCTGGGGTACCGTGGAGCTTGAGCCCGAAGTCCGGCAATGGCTGGAAGGACTGCCCACCGCACTGTTCGCCCGGGCCGCGTTCTACGTCGATCTGCTGGCGGAGAACGGCCCTCTACTCAGTGAGCCCTACACGAAACAGCTGGATGGAAAGCTTCGGGAACTACGATTCCACCTGGAGCGCGACGCGGTCCGGGTGACCTACTGGATCGCATCGGACCGCAGAATCATCCTGCTGACGGTCTTCCGCAAGACCCAGCCCCGGGAGGACCGGGAAGTCGAACGGGCCAGGCGGGCGTTGAGCAGGTGTCTCAACGAGGAGCACACGGTGGACGAGGAGGAGCGGACATGA
- a CDS encoding DUF2786 domain-containing protein: MAEQRMLDRVRALLRKAESTTFPEEADALTAKAQELMARHGIDDLGPGADTGPTHRRVAVPPPHDGAKAMLLDAVAGANRCRAVWSREGAYATVFGFPADLDAVEVLYQSVLIQATKAMIREARTRARYGRADTPAFRESFLIAYADRIGARLDAVSGEVTPEDLLPVLASREVEVKAAADKLFPEVESVPVSVPSREGWNSGSLAAEQASLRGRRGVDGR, encoded by the coding sequence GTGGCTGAACAGCGGATGCTCGACCGGGTGCGGGCCCTGCTCCGCAAGGCCGAGTCCACCACCTTCCCCGAGGAGGCCGACGCCCTCACAGCCAAGGCCCAGGAGCTGATGGCCCGGCACGGCATCGACGACCTCGGCCCGGGCGCGGACACCGGCCCGACCCACCGCCGGGTCGCTGTCCCCCCGCCGCACGACGGGGCCAAGGCCATGCTCCTCGACGCCGTGGCCGGCGCGAACCGGTGCCGGGCCGTGTGGTCGCGCGAGGGGGCGTACGCGACGGTGTTCGGCTTCCCGGCCGACCTCGACGCGGTCGAGGTGCTGTACCAGTCGGTGCTGATCCAGGCCACCAAGGCGATGATCCGCGAAGCCCGCACCCGGGCCCGGTACGGCCGCGCCGACACCCCCGCGTTCCGGGAGTCGTTCCTGATCGCGTACGCCGACCGGATCGGCGCCCGCCTCGACGCCGTCTCCGGGGAGGTGACCCCGGAGGACCTGCTGCCGGTGCTGGCCTCCCGGGAGGTCGAGGTCAAGGCGGCGGCGGACAAGCTGTTCCCCGAGGTGGAGAGCGTGCCGGTGTCGGTGCCGAGCCGCGAGGGGTGGAACTCCGGGTCTCTCGCGGCCGAGCAGGCTTCGCTGCGGGGCCGGCGCGGGGTCGACGGCCGCTGA